One genomic window of Etheostoma spectabile isolate EspeVRDwgs_2016 chromosome 7, UIUC_Espe_1.0, whole genome shotgun sequence includes the following:
- the ankrd52a gene encoding serine/threonine-protein phosphatase 6 regulatory ankyrin repeat subunit C, with protein MGVLNIADQPPLVQAIFNRNAEEVQLLLHKQEEDVNALDQDRRTPLHAAACVGDVHIMDLLIESGATVNAKDHVWLTPLHRAAASRNERAVGLLLRRGAEANARDKFWQTPLHVATANRATRCAEALLTQLSNLNMADRTGRTALHHAAQSGFQEMVKLLLNKGANLSAIDKKERQPIHCAAYLGHSEVVKLLVSRSADKSCKDKQGYTPLHAAAASGHLEIVKYLLRMGTEIDEPNGFGNTALHVACYMGQEAVATELVNHGANVNQPNKCGYTPLHLAAVSTNGALCLELLVNNGADVNQQSKEGKSPLHMAAIHGRFTRSQILIQNGGEIDCVDKYGNTPLHVAAKYGHELLISTLMTNGADTARRGINGMFPLHLAVLYGFSDCCRKLLSSGQLYSIVSSMSKEHVLSAGFDINTPDNFGRTCLHAAASGGNVECLNLLLSSGTDLNKRDVMGRTPLHYAAANGRYQCTVTLVGAGAEVNEPDQTGCTPLHYSAASQAFSRVDRHFTGNHQNDEDEAKESYFCLEHLLDNGADPSMVNSKGYSAVHYAAYHGNKQNLELLLEMSFNALGDIESSIPVSPLHLAADKGHWQALRVLTETAAYVDMQDAAGRSVLYLAAQKGYARCVEVLLAQGASCLLNDNRLMWTPIHVAASNGHSDCLRMMIEYGEEGDLTNVADKFGQTPLMLAVLAGHTDCVHFLLEKGALPDAKDKRSSTALHRGAVLGHDDCVTALLEHKASALCRDIQGRTPLHYAASRGHTDILASLVQAAMATDPQDKLLDNKQYTPFHWAAYKGHEDCLEVLLEFKTFIHEEGNPFTPLHCALMNGHSGAAERLLESAGVHMINTRDAKGRTPLHAAAFAEDVAGLQLVLRHGTEINAVDNSGCSALMVAADKGHSGTVAILLHRAKADLTLLDENKNTALHLACSKAHEMCALLILGEIHSPTLINATNSALQMPLHLAARNGLATVVQALLSRGATVLAVDEEGHTPALACAPNKDVADCLALILSTMKPFPQRDPSSCSCSSPTVSPSPGLNLLKHCGITAACAPLPSNGLHNGYVKDRHGAPVGLDGCLSE; from the exons ATGGGAGTACTAAATATTGCAGACCAG CCTCCACTGGTCCAGGCCATCTTCAATCGTAACGCTGAAGAAGTTCAACTATTATTGCACAAACAGGAGGAGGATGTCAATGCACTG GACCAAGATCGCCGTACGCCACTTCATGCTGCTGCCTGTGTGGGTGACGTCCATATAATGGACCTCCTCATTGAATCAG GTGCCACTGTAAATGCTAAAGACCATGTATGGTTGACCCCGTTGCACAGGGCAGCTGCTTCCAGGAACGAA AGGGCAGTGGGTCTGCTGCTGAGGCGCGGAGCGGAGGCGAATGCACGAGACAAGTTCTGGCAGACACCGCTGCATGTGGCTACTGCCAACCGGGCCACACGCTGCGCAGAGGCCCTGCTGACCCAGCTGAGCAACCTGAACATGGCAGATCGCACTGGCAGAACTGCCCTGCACCACGCAGCTCAGAGCGGGTTCCAGGAG ATGGTTAAGCTGCTGCTGAACAAAGGGGCCAACCTGAGTGCCATCGATAAGAAGGAAAGACAGCCTATCCATTGTGCTGCTTACTTGG GGCATTCAGAGGTTGTTAAGTTGCTGGTGTCCCGCAGTGCAGACAAGAGCTGCAAGGATAAGCAGGGTTACACACCTCTTCATGCTGCTGCGGCAAGTGGTCACCTCGAAATTGTAAAGTACCTACTGAGGATGGGGACAGAG atTGATGAGCCCAATGGCTTTGGAAACACTGCACTCCATGTGGCTTGCTACATGGGGCAGGAGGCTGTGGCTACCGAGCTGGTGAACCATGGAGCTAATGTGAACCAGCCCAACAAGTGCGGCTACACCCCCCTGCACCTGGCCGCCGTCTCCACCAACGGTGCACTCTGTCTGGAGTTGCTGGTCAACAATGGGGCAGATGTCAACCAGCAG AGCAAAGAAGGGAAGAGCCCCCTGCACATGGCAGCCATTCATGGACGCTTCACACGCTCTCAGATCCTCATCCAAAACG GTGGGGAAATTGATTGTGTGGATAAGTATGGCAATACTCCTCTCCACGTTGCTGCTAAGTACGGCCATGAACTGCTGATCAGCACTCTAATGACCAACGGAGCAGACACGGCCAG ACGTGGGATCAATGGAATGTTCCCCCTGCACTTAGCTGTGCTGTACGGGTTTTCAGACTGTTGTCGCAAGTTACTCTCCTCAG GTCAGCTGTATAGCATAGTTTCATCCATGAGTAAGGAGCATGTACTTTCGGCTGGGTTTGACATAAACACCCCTGACAACTTTGGGAGGACCTGTCTACACGCTGCTGCCTCTGGAGG aaatgttgaatgTCTGAACTTGCTCTTAAGTAGCGGTACCGACTTGAATAAGAGGGACGTAATGGGAAG GACACCGTTGCACTATGCGGCTGCTAATGGGAGGTACCAGTGCACTGTGACCCTAGTGGGCGCTGGCGCTGAGGTCAACGAGCCTGACCAGACAGGCTGTACTCCCCTGCACTACTCTGCCGCCTCCCAAGCCTTCAGCAG agttGATCGTCATTTTACTGGGAACCATCAGAATGATGAAGATGAGGCGAAGGAGTCGTACTT CTGCTTGGAGCATCTTTTGGACAATGGTGCTGATCCATCGATGGTCAACTCAAAGGGTTACAGTGCTGTTCACTATGCAGCTTACCATGGCAACAAACAGAACCTGGAGCTG CTCCTGGAGATGTCTTTTAATGCACTTGGAGACATAGAGAGCAGTATTCCTGTCAGTCCTCTGCATCTTGCT GCTGATAAGGGCCACTGGCAGGCGCTGCGTGTGCTGACGGAGACTGCAGCCTACGTGGACATGCAGGATGCTGCAGGCCGTTCTGTGCTCTACTTGGCTGCCCAGAAAGGCTACGCCCGCTGTGTGGAAGTGCTGTTGGCTCAGGGGGCCTCCTGTCTCCTCAATGACAACCGCCTCATGTGGACCCCAATTCATGTTGCGG CTTCCAATGGTCACTCTGACTGCCTGCGCATGATGATTGAATATGGGGAGGAGGGCGATCTCACCAACGTTGCTGACAAATTTGGCCA GACCCCTTTGATGCTAGCTGTTCTGGCAGGTCACACTGACTGTGTCCACTTCCTGTTGGAGAAGGGTGCCTTGCCAGATGCCAAGGACAAGAGGAGCAGCACAGCTTTGCACAGAGGG GCGGTGTTGGGCCATGATGACTGCGTGACAGCCCTGCTGGAGCACAAAGCTTCTGCACTGTGTCGGGACATCCAGGGTAGGACACCGCTGCACTATGCTGCATCCAGAGGCCACACAGACATCCTGGCCAGTCTGGTTCAGGCCGCCATGGCAACTGACCCACAAGATAAACTGCTGGACAACAAACAATACACCCCGTTTCACTGGGCTGCTTACAAAG gGCATGAAGACTGTTTGGAGGTTTTACTTGAATTCAAAACATTTATCCATGAAGAGGGAAACCCTTTCACCCCCCTGCACTGTGCTCT GATGAACGGCCACAGCGGAGCAGCAGAGAGGCTGCTGGAGTCTGCTGGGGTCCACATGATCAACACCAGAGATGCCAAAGGAAG GACCCCATTGCATGCCGCTGCATTTGCTGAGGATGTTGCAGGACTTCAGCTGGTGCTTCGCCATGGGACAGAGATCAATGCCGTGGACAATAGTGGATGCTCTGCTCTGATGGTAGCTGCTGACAAGGGACACAGTGGCACCGTGG CCATCCTCCTTCACCGGGCCAAGGCTGACCTGACTCTGCTGGATGAGAACAAGAACACCGCCCTGCACTTGGCCTGCAGCAAG GCTCATGAGATGTGTGCCCTGCTGATTCTGGGAGAGATCCACAGTCCCACACTTATAAATGCCACCAACAGCGCTCTGCAAAT GCCCCTCCATCTTGCAGCACGTAATGGCCTGGCTACGGTGGTGCAGGCACTGCTGAGTAGAGGAGCCACTGTGCTGGCTGTGGATGAGGAAG GCCACACCCCAGCCCTGGCCTGTGCTCCCAACAAGGACGTGGCAGACTGCCTGGCTCTAATCCTCTCTACCATGAAGCCTTTCCCCCAGCGGGACCCTTCCTcctgctcctgctcctctcCCACCGTCTCCCCCTCCCCGGGTCTCAACTTGCTGAAGCACTGCGGCATCACCGCCGCCTGCGCCCCCCTGCCCAGCAACGGCCTCCACAACGGCTACGTCAAAGACCGCCACGGTGCGCCGGTTGGCCTGGACGGGTGTCTGTCTGAGTGA